Proteins co-encoded in one Medicago truncatula cultivar Jemalong A17 chromosome 8, MtrunA17r5.0-ANR, whole genome shotgun sequence genomic window:
- the LOC11443965 gene encoding annexin D3, with the protein MASLKLPEIVPSPNTDTERLRNAFQGIGTNEKELILVLGHRNAQQRREIRETYQKLYNESLLDRLQSELSGDFRNAIVLWTCDPPERDAKFARDALKVKRKGIKQLQILVEIACASSPNHLMAVRQAYCSLFDCSLEEDIIASVSQPLTKILVGLVSSFRHDKVTVNLEVAKSEAEKLHEAINNNKLDDDHFVWILSTRNVFQIRETFASYKQLYGKTFEEDIKTCGKGDLTSLLNVVVWCIECPEKHFAKVIRDSIVGLGTDEDSLNRAIVTRAEIDLLKVRFEYANMYKSSLDDDVIGDTSGDYMEFLLTLLGKGPKGY; encoded by the exons GAATTGGAACAAATGAAAAAGAGTTAATCTTGGTGTTAGGACATAGAAATGCTCAACAGAGGAGGGAAATCAGAGAAACTTATCAGAAACTTTACAATGAATCACTTCTTGACCGTCTTCAATCCGAACTCTCCGGTGATTTTAGA AATGCTATAGTTCTCTGGACTTGTGATCCACCAGAAAGGGATGCAAAATTTGCAAGAGATGCATTGAAGGTTAAGAGGAAAGGGATCAAACAGCTGCAGATTCTGGTTGAAATAGCATGCGCGTCGAGTCCAAATCATTTGATGGCAGTTAGGCAGGCTTACTGCTCTCTCTTTGATTGCTCACTTGAGGAGGACATTATAGCCTCAGTTTCTCAGCCACTCACAAAA ATTTTAGTGGGCTTAGTAAGCTCCTTCAGGCATGATAAAGTGACAGTAAACTTGGAAGTTGCAAAGTCGGAAGCCGAAAAACTACATGAAGCaatcaacaataataaattaGACGATGATCACTTTGTTTGGATACTTAGCACCAGGAATGTTTTCCAGATCCGCGAAACTTTTGCATCCTACAAGCAACTCTATGGCAAAACATTTGAAGAG GACATAAAAACTTGTGGTAAAGGTGATTTGACATCACTCTTAAATGTAGTAGTATGGTGTATAGAATGCCCCGAGAAACATTTTGCAAAG GTTATAAGGGATTCTATTGTCGGGCTAGGAACTGATGAAGATTCACTAAACAGAGCTATTGTAACTCGAGCTGAAATCGACTTGTTGAAAGTGAGATTCGAGTATGCTAACATGTACAAATCAAGTCTTGATGATGATGTCATTGGAGATACCTCGGGTGACTACATGGAATTCTTGCTGACTTTGCTAGGGAAAGGACCAAAGGGATACTAA